The bacterium genome includes a window with the following:
- a CDS encoding archease — protein MHPFETFEHTADIGLAARGDTLEEVFVNAAMGLVDLIVDPAGRREDTRLDVSVSAVDREALLVAWLNELLYLLDTRGFLPRRCRIERIG, from the coding sequence ATGCATCCCTTTGAGACGTTCGAGCACACCGCGGACATCGGGCTGGCGGCGCGAGGCGACACGCTCGAAGAGGTGTTTGTGAACGCCGCGATGGGACTCGTCGACCTGATCGTCGACCCTGCCGGGCGGCGCGAAGACACGCGCCTGGACGTGTCCGTGTCCGCCGTCGACCGTGAGGCCCTCCTTGTGGCGTGGCTGAATGAGCTGCTCTACCTGCTGGACACCCGCGGCTTCCTGCCGCGGCGGTGCCGCATCGAACGAATCGGCGA